In Salinirussus salinus, the following proteins share a genomic window:
- a CDS encoding succinylglutamate desuccinylase/aspartoacylase domain-containing protein: MRVEQLGDGDPEYVVIGSIHGDEPCGMRAVENLLAEDPDVEKPVALVVANEEALAAGERYLEEDLNRAFPGDPGGDTHESRLAAEIGERFGDCTALSMHSTQSYGEPFAIVDRITDYARHICPRLGVDAVVDAGTETDGRLFESIPRTIEVECGYQGSETAAANATRVARAFLGAVGVLPEAERPPADGLPVFRLRDPVPKEAASEYEVYADNFTEVPEGTAFAAADGVDVVAEEGFYPVLMSPEGYEHVFGYTADRVGTLP; the protein is encoded by the coding sequence ATGCGTGTCGAACAGCTCGGTGATGGGGACCCCGAGTACGTCGTCATCGGGAGCATCCACGGCGACGAGCCCTGCGGAATGCGGGCGGTCGAGAACCTGCTCGCGGAGGACCCCGACGTCGAGAAGCCGGTGGCGCTGGTGGTCGCCAACGAGGAGGCACTCGCGGCGGGCGAACGGTACCTCGAGGAGGACCTGAACCGGGCGTTTCCCGGCGACCCCGGCGGCGACACTCACGAGTCGAGACTCGCCGCCGAGATCGGCGAGCGCTTCGGCGACTGCACCGCACTCTCGATGCACTCCACACAGTCCTACGGCGAACCGTTCGCGATCGTCGACAGGATCACCGACTACGCCCGTCACATCTGCCCGCGGCTGGGCGTGGACGCGGTCGTCGACGCCGGGACCGAAACCGACGGCCGGTTGTTCGAGTCGATCCCGCGGACCATCGAGGTGGAGTGTGGCTACCAGGGCTCGGAGACCGCAGCCGCGAACGCCACCCGCGTCGCTCGCGCGTTTCTGGGTGCGGTCGGCGTGCTCCCCGAGGCGGAGCGACCGCCGGCCGACGGGCTTCCGGTGTTCCGGCTGCGCGACCCCGTCCCCAAGGAGGCCGCAAGCGAGTACGAGGTGTACGCCGACAACTTCACCGAGGTCCCGGAGGGGACGGCCTTCGCCGCCGCGGACGGCGTCGACGTCGTCGCCGAGGAGGGGTTCTACCCGGTGTTGATGTCCCCGGAGGGGTACGAACACGTCTTCGGGTACACGGCCGACCGGGTCGGGACACTCCCCTGA
- a CDS encoding DUF7065 domain-containing protein produces MREADEFFHAPGAETYWSESHYFDAIGAEEDVALHGRVGFYPNRKQANVFFYLIADGTVYWLRERAVSPGDTHGLLVRGEDWTVELLPVDLPAEWNARVEGTVTATPADEPAALLAGEGDPATLSVDCTLTSRHDPFYYSDGETFPDEPRNDRYEVATHVEGTVTVDGRERAFAGVGERDHSWGRRKWAGDAEWLWISGAFEDGTAYNHLSFWLAEHPEERMVNGFWYDGERAVPLTGSTVTETPAFGPETAREWMRGETSPDMELELVWEGGATTIEVRPFVTTPLDWVDEERDQRAVLNRAAARQTRDGDVPGAGFLENITQLPLGGE; encoded by the coding sequence ATGCGCGAGGCCGACGAGTTCTTCCACGCACCGGGAGCGGAGACGTACTGGAGCGAGAGTCACTACTTCGACGCCATCGGCGCCGAGGAGGACGTCGCCCTGCACGGTCGGGTCGGGTTCTATCCGAACCGAAAGCAGGCGAACGTGTTCTTCTATCTCATCGCGGACGGGACCGTCTACTGGCTCCGCGAGCGAGCCGTTTCGCCCGGTGACACCCACGGCCTCCTCGTCCGGGGCGAGGACTGGACGGTCGAACTCCTGCCCGTTGACCTGCCGGCCGAGTGGAATGCACGCGTCGAGGGGACGGTGACTGCCACGCCGGCCGACGAGCCTGCGGCGCTACTCGCCGGCGAGGGTGACCCGGCGACACTGTCGGTCGACTGCACGCTCACCAGCCGCCACGACCCGTTCTACTACTCCGACGGGGAGACGTTTCCCGACGAACCCAGAAACGACCGCTACGAGGTGGCGACACACGTCGAGGGGACGGTTACGGTCGACGGCCGCGAGCGCGCGTTCGCTGGCGTCGGGGAACGTGACCACTCCTGGGGGAGACGGAAGTGGGCCGGCGACGCCGAGTGGCTCTGGATTTCGGGAGCCTTCGAGGACGGGACCGCCTACAACCACCTGTCGTTCTGGCTCGCAGAACACCCCGAAGAGCGGATGGTCAACGGGTTCTGGTACGACGGCGAGCGGGCAGTTCCGTTGACCGGGTCGACAGTGACGGAGACCCCCGCGTTCGGTCCCGAGACCGCCCGGGAGTGGATGAGAGGCGAGACGAGCCCGGACATGGAGCTCGAACTCGTCTGGGAGGGCGGGGCGACGACGATCGAGGTGCGCCCGTTTGTGACGACGCCGCTGGACTGGGTCGACGAGGAGCGCGACCAGCGGGCGGTGCTGAACCGCGCCGCCGCCCGACAGACCCGGGACGGCGACGTTCCGGGAGCGGGCTTTCTGGAGAACATCACCCAGCTCCCGCTGGGCGGGGAGTGA
- a CDS encoding phosphotransferase family protein, whose protein sequence is MTTDSMAVDEHALRSSLSSELGAADSCSLEPLEGGNANETSLLQWDEQEFVVRRVPPAEPAPELLHDLDREYRVLDALEETWVPTPDVVTYCDDETVLGEEFYVMERLEGEVFDTQPPARFRSPETRQTVGEQTVDRLAQIHHIDADRVGLSDLGDPAGHTEQLVEKLTAQLEWAQQRTGETRELPVCFEVADWLADNVPPAPHATLVHGDYKLDNLLFGIPDAPRITGVLDWEMATRGDPLTDLGWVLSYWAEAEDPSPITDGIEAAYGDHEQFPVLEVFVEEYSAFMTHPEYHSRQELVDRYERQTGIEYDHDRFYRALGAFKLAALCEGFYRMYLEDAPNVKESYPAMELIVPALGRKARQIIEGEVPL, encoded by the coding sequence ATGACAACAGATAGCATGGCTGTCGACGAGCACGCGCTTCGCTCGTCGCTCTCCAGCGAGCTGGGCGCTGCGGATTCTTGCTCGCTCGAGCCCCTGGAGGGTGGAAACGCCAACGAGACCAGTCTGCTCCAGTGGGACGAACAGGAGTTCGTCGTCCGCCGGGTGCCGCCGGCGGAGCCCGCCCCGGAACTACTCCACGACCTGGACCGGGAGTACCGGGTCCTGGACGCCCTCGAGGAGACGTGGGTCCCCACACCGGACGTCGTGACGTACTGTGACGACGAGACCGTTCTGGGCGAGGAGTTCTACGTGATGGAGCGGCTGGAGGGGGAGGTCTTCGACACGCAGCCCCCGGCCCGGTTCCGTTCGCCGGAGACGCGACAGACGGTCGGGGAACAGACTGTCGACAGACTGGCGCAGATCCACCACATCGATGCCGACCGGGTCGGCCTGAGTGACCTGGGGGACCCGGCAGGCCACACGGAGCAGCTGGTCGAGAAACTCACGGCTCAACTGGAGTGGGCACAGCAGCGGACGGGCGAGACGCGGGAGCTGCCCGTCTGTTTCGAGGTGGCTGACTGGCTCGCCGACAACGTTCCGCCAGCACCGCACGCGACGCTCGTCCACGGCGACTACAAGCTGGACAACCTCCTGTTCGGTATTCCCGACGCTCCCCGGATCACCGGCGTACTGGACTGGGAGATGGCGACCCGCGGCGACCCCCTGACCGACCTCGGGTGGGTGCTTTCCTACTGGGCGGAGGCAGAGGACCCGTCGCCGATCACCGACGGCATCGAGGCGGCCTACGGCGACCACGAGCAGTTCCCGGTCCTGGAGGTGTTCGTCGAGGAGTACTCGGCGTTCATGACTCACCCGGAGTATCACAGCCGACAGGAGTTGGTCGACCGCTACGAGAGACAGACCGGCATCGAATACGACCACGACCGGTTCTACCGCGCCCTCGGCGCGTTCAAGCTCGCGGCACTTTGCGAGGGGTTCTATCGCATGTATCTGGAGGACGCGCCAAACGTGAAGGAGTCGTACCCTGCGATGGAGCTCATCGTCCCGGCGCTGGGCCGAAAGGCGCGCCAGATCATCGAGGGCGAGGTCCCGCTCTGA
- a CDS encoding thioredoxin family protein → MQPDELLDTLVGTGVLEPTAGGESVAVTAEFQELVEETETTLERRESLREELEARFDDPDALDALAALGEDDLRFVAQYCALAERVESLSHDDLVRTVAVLAQFQGTPPRSAGVPDPFLPVGGEQLPTLLGLTRRAVVYVWQEDCEPCDLVRETLEDLLDAPEDIALFAVYGPAWAELLYEEFDVAGAPTTLFVLDGEVDSRLNGPHYPESYEGELETLRELA, encoded by the coding sequence ATGCAGCCAGACGAGCTACTGGACACGCTGGTCGGGACCGGCGTGCTGGAGCCGACAGCCGGCGGCGAGTCAGTCGCCGTCACTGCGGAGTTCCAGGAGTTGGTGGAGGAAACGGAGACGACCCTGGAGCGTCGGGAGTCTCTCCGTGAGGAGCTCGAGGCGCGGTTTGACGACCCCGACGCTCTCGACGCGCTCGCGGCACTCGGCGAGGATGACCTCCGCTTTGTCGCCCAGTACTGTGCGCTCGCCGAGCGGGTAGAGTCGCTCTCACACGACGACCTCGTCCGGACGGTTGCCGTCCTCGCACAGTTCCAGGGGACGCCGCCGAGGTCGGCGGGGGTTCCCGACCCGTTTCTCCCGGTCGGGGGCGAACAGCTTCCCACGCTGCTGGGGCTGACCCGCCGGGCTGTGGTGTACGTCTGGCAGGAGGACTGCGAGCCGTGTGACCTCGTTCGCGAGACTCTCGAGGACCTCCTCGATGCTCCGGAGGACATCGCGCTGTTCGCGGTCTACGGCCCGGCCTGGGCCGAACTGCTCTACGAGGAGTTCGACGTGGCGGGGGCACCGACTACGCTGTTCGTACTCGACGGCGAGGTCGACTCGCGGTTGAACGGCCCCCACTACCCCGAATCCTACGAGGGAGAGCTGGAGACGCTGAGGGAGCTGGCGTGA
- a CDS encoding ABC transporter permease gives MSRVRYLLMRSLRTVFLLWVILTFLFFFFRLMPGDYTTLMLNQGASPEAVAELRESWGLNDPLYVQYWNYLTNFLMLDVGTSLQTRLPVWDYVRPRMVNTLILALPGLLLAYVLGGVVGSFIGDKRGSRLERSAVTLVTLVGSFPGFFTAILAIVVLSVWLGIFPTGDMVSTATQLRFDVWWRKYLTLDFLYHWILPVSVVAIRYMYGPTLIMRTSYVEVMGQDFAYYQKVTGLPYVRRVRHLGRHAVLPLMTLFPISIVQAVSGLVLIELVFNWPGLGLTIIEAIRARDFPVIQFVFFVIAALVVVANFAVDIFYSVVDPRITVGED, from the coding sequence ATGAGCAGAGTTCGATACCTGCTGATGCGGAGCCTCAGGACCGTCTTCCTGCTGTGGGTGATCCTCACGTTCCTGTTTTTCTTCTTCCGGCTCATGCCCGGTGACTACACGACACTGATGCTCAATCAGGGGGCGTCTCCCGAGGCCGTGGCCGAGCTGCGGGAGAGCTGGGGGCTCAACGACCCGCTCTACGTCCAGTACTGGAACTACCTCACGAACTTCCTGATGCTGGACGTGGGAACGTCCCTCCAGACGCGACTCCCCGTCTGGGACTACGTCAGGCCCCGGATGGTCAACACGCTGATCCTGGCACTGCCGGGCCTGCTCCTCGCCTACGTGCTCGGCGGCGTCGTCGGGAGCTTCATCGGGGACAAACGGGGCTCGCGTCTGGAGCGGTCGGCGGTGACGCTGGTCACGCTGGTCGGGTCGTTCCCGGGCTTTTTCACCGCCATCCTCGCGATCGTCGTCCTGTCGGTCTGGCTGGGGATCTTCCCGACGGGAGACATGGTTTCGACAGCGACGCAACTCCGGTTCGACGTCTGGTGGCGCAAGTACCTGACACTCGACTTCCTCTATCACTGGATCCTGCCGGTCTCCGTCGTCGCGATCCGGTACATGTACGGGCCGACGCTGATCATGCGGACCAGCTACGTGGAAGTCATGGGCCAAGACTTCGCGTACTACCAGAAGGTGACCGGCCTGCCCTACGTCAGGCGAGTCAGACACCTGGGCCGACACGCCGTCCTCCCGCTGATGACGCTGTTCCCGATCTCGATCGTGCAGGCGGTGAGCGGCCTCGTGCTCATCGAACTCGTGTTCAACTGGCCGGGACTCGGGCTCACGATCATCGAGGCGATCCGGGCGCGGGACTTCCCGGTCATCCAGTTCGTCTTCTTCGTCATCGCGGCGCTGGTCGTGGTGGCCAACTTCGCGGTCGACATCTTCTACAGTGTGGTTGACCCCCGGATCACCGTCGGGGAGGACTGA
- a CDS encoding ABC transporter permease has protein sequence MSFQRPLNRIKSLRKNNIVVRNTVAGIRGLLSQNITRIPLFFLTLVAILALFGESLAPYGYDERLIAPDGGIMLAEPPSVAHPLGTTGDGYDVLSRIIVGARPTAIAGVVGGTMIVSIGLTVALLSGYLGGVVDETLMRITDLFFAIPFIPFALVVVAFFGAGFWIAIFIIGILLWRSNARVIRAQVLQIKERPYIQASKASGASSRRIVLKHILPNVAPMAILYFALGIGVAIIAQASLAFVGVADAQTPSWGVMIRNAYFSGYLRQAWAWALVPGFMIAFTVLSTYLIGRSFESADQATGGV, from the coding sequence ATGTCATTCCAACGTCCCCTGAATCGGATCAAGTCGCTTCGGAAGAACAACATCGTCGTCCGGAACACGGTCGCCGGGATCCGGGGGTTGCTCTCACAGAACATCACGCGGATCCCCCTGTTCTTTCTCACGCTCGTCGCGATCCTCGCGCTGTTTGGCGAGTCGCTGGCCCCGTACGGGTACGACGAACGGCTCATCGCCCCCGACGGTGGGATCATGCTGGCCGAACCACCCAGCGTGGCCCATCCGCTGGGGACCACCGGCGACGGGTACGACGTTCTGTCGCGCATCATCGTCGGCGCCCGTCCCACCGCGATCGCCGGCGTGGTCGGCGGGACGATGATCGTCTCCATCGGACTGACAGTCGCCCTCCTGTCCGGTTACCTGGGCGGAGTCGTCGACGAGACGCTGATGCGCATCACCGACCTGTTTTTCGCGATCCCGTTCATCCCGTTCGCGCTCGTCGTCGTCGCGTTCTTCGGGGCCGGCTTCTGGATCGCCATCTTCATCATCGGGATCTTGCTGTGGCGCTCGAACGCCCGCGTGATACGCGCACAGGTCCTCCAGATCAAGGAACGGCCGTACATCCAGGCTTCGAAAGCGTCGGGCGCGAGTTCCAGACGGATCGTCTTGAAACACATCCTCCCGAACGTCGCCCCGATGGCGATCCTCTACTTCGCACTGGGGATCGGCGTGGCCATCATCGCCCAGGCGTCGCTCGCGTTCGTCGGAGTCGCCGACGCACAGACGCCCTCGTGGGGTGTCATGATCCGGAACGCGTACTTCTCGGGGTATCTCCGACAGGCCTGGGCGTGGGCGCTGGTCCCCGGGTTCATGATCGCCTTCACCGTGCTGTCGACGTACCTGATCGGCCGGTCGTTCGAGAGTGCGGACCAGGCCACCGGGGGTGTCTGA
- a CDS encoding ABC transporter substrate-binding protein — translation MGLAGCGILGSDGGGGGAEDLGERVPTQTMQHYTGWYQMESAAEALSQQMPERLGVDVEIAALDVATAVGNVFSDNRFSSMPIYYISNTQDGTVAWERYTIDLAGNPGGNVSQWPNCAYSVLMREQRKIPDQERRTEVLHEAQSIRSNDLAVINLGLPFDNTWAYRPSDVQIDENQIGTGTFFPQNVRLYETMEPVGDSEFIEIADNQTHYYNDTNIYSNQDQVGPWNNLIHSKLFYVDVNNEESGFMNSDLAESVEASDDGLEYTVNLVDDATFHNGDQVTAEDVKFSFEYLAGNTDVFLDAPNVGMTVEAVDDTTARFQLDEPFAPLVTRDFHTWGILHRDTWVDAGAPEDAENARPAPEDMVGSGPFQLTSFTSGEGLTAEPYTDHHEFDPHPDANLSFNVFTDQTSLFSALRSGDIHAGITSPPQREQIREQFSDQLSIAPGESTVALILIPQWPMAPTKFFEFREAVAMAINYQEIEALTTLGEREPDIYAETTSPSHPRRAPNEMLYEQGNGSVSGDMEAARERLREEGWGWDNDGNLHYPQDADLSPRWEAEGTPDPDNYPCLDSEGNYTRPPDDEVDLPIDIDEYTA, via the coding sequence ATGGGACTCGCAGGCTGTGGGATCCTCGGCAGCGACGGTGGAGGAGGCGGGGCGGAAGACCTCGGTGAGCGCGTCCCGACACAGACGATGCAACACTACACCGGGTGGTACCAGATGGAGAGTGCTGCCGAGGCGCTCAGTCAGCAGATGCCGGAACGCCTCGGTGTCGACGTCGAGATAGCCGCCCTGGATGTCGCGACCGCCGTCGGGAACGTCTTCAGCGACAACCGGTTCTCGAGTATGCCGATCTACTACATCAGCAACACCCAGGACGGGACGGTCGCCTGGGAGCGGTACACCATCGACCTGGCGGGTAACCCCGGCGGGAACGTCAGTCAGTGGCCCAACTGCGCCTACAGCGTGTTGATGCGCGAACAGCGGAAGATCCCCGACCAGGAACGCCGGACGGAGGTGCTCCACGAAGCACAGAGCATCCGGAGCAACGACCTCGCGGTCATCAATCTCGGCTTACCCTTCGACAACACGTGGGCGTACAGACCCAGTGACGTACAGATAGACGAGAACCAGATCGGTACCGGGACGTTCTTTCCGCAGAACGTCCGGCTCTACGAGACGATGGAGCCGGTCGGCGACAGCGAGTTCATCGAGATCGCCGACAACCAGACCCACTACTACAACGACACCAACATCTACTCCAACCAGGACCAGGTCGGTCCCTGGAACAATCTGATCCACTCGAAGCTGTTCTACGTGGACGTCAACAACGAGGAATCCGGGTTCATGAACAGCGACCTGGCGGAGTCAGTCGAGGCCAGCGACGACGGGCTCGAGTACACCGTCAATCTGGTCGACGACGCCACGTTCCACAACGGCGACCAGGTCACCGCCGAGGACGTCAAATTCTCCTTCGAGTACCTCGCCGGCAACACGGATGTCTTCCTCGACGCACCCAACGTCGGGATGACAGTCGAGGCCGTCGACGACACCACCGCCCGCTTCCAGCTCGACGAGCCGTTCGCACCGCTCGTTACCCGGGATTTCCACACCTGGGGGATCCTCCACCGCGACACGTGGGTCGACGCCGGCGCGCCGGAAGACGCCGAGAACGCCCGGCCGGCCCCCGAGGACATGGTCGGGAGCGGCCCGTTCCAGCTCACTAGCTTCACCTCCGGCGAGGGACTCACGGCCGAGCCGTACACCGACCACCACGAGTTCGACCCGCATCCGGACGCAAACCTCTCGTTCAACGTCTTTACCGACCAGACGTCGCTGTTCTCCGCGCTCCGGTCCGGCGACATCCACGCGGGCATCACGTCACCGCCACAGCGCGAACAGATCAGAGAGCAGTTCAGCGACCAGCTGAGCATCGCACCCGGGGAGAGCACCGTGGCACTGATCCTCATCCCACAGTGGCCGATGGCGCCGACGAAGTTCTTCGAGTTCCGCGAGGCCGTGGCGATGGCGATCAACTACCAGGAGATCGAGGCGCTGACCACGCTCGGCGAGCGGGAGCCCGACATCTACGCGGAGACGACCTCGCCGTCTCACCCGCGACGCGCACCGAACGAGATGCTCTACGAACAGGGCAACGGGAGCGTGAGCGGCGACATGGAGGCAGCCAGGGAGCGGCTGCGCGAGGAGGGGTGGGGATGGGACAACGACGGGAACCTCCACTACCCCCAGGACGCGGACCTCTCGCCGCGCTGGGAGGCCGAGGGGACTCCCGACCCCGACAACTACCCCTGTCTCGACAGCGAGGGCAACTACACCCGGCCGCCGGACGACGAGGTGGACCTCCCCATCGACATCGATGAGTACACCGCGTGA
- a CDS encoding ABC transporter ATP-binding protein translates to MAEPVLEVEDLTIKYRVDGGSISAVTDASFTVEEGDYNGLVGESGCGKSTIAKAIVGGLDDNGEVTSGTIRYKGTEIQDMSQRELNREIRWDEISLIPQSAMNSLDPVRRISTQAVELAQVHTDMTEEEALDRLRELFGIVGLQEERVTDYPFEFSGGMQQRAIIAFALLLDPALIIADEPTTALDVIMQDQVFAYLDKVREELSTSMLLITHDISVVLESCDNLAVMHAGQVAETGTSVDLYENPHHPYFILLKDAFPDIQAPDEPLSIIEGDPPQLRGDVDYCTFVDRCPWAVEECRQGMPDLEPVDANSPDHLASCIRKDEDLNAEYLADDVGAVRGEGDD, encoded by the coding sequence ATGGCTGAACCCGTACTCGAGGTCGAGGACCTCACGATCAAGTACCGCGTCGACGGCGGCTCGATCTCGGCGGTGACGGACGCGTCGTTCACCGTCGAAGAGGGAGACTACAACGGGCTGGTCGGTGAATCCGGGTGCGGAAAGTCGACGATCGCGAAGGCCATCGTCGGCGGGCTCGACGACAACGGGGAGGTCACCTCGGGGACGATCCGTTACAAGGGCACGGAGATCCAGGATATGTCCCAGCGGGAGCTCAACCGGGAGATCCGGTGGGACGAGATATCGCTGATCCCCCAGAGCGCGATGAACAGCCTCGACCCGGTCCGGAGGATCAGCACGCAGGCCGTCGAGCTCGCGCAGGTTCACACGGACATGACCGAGGAGGAGGCACTCGACCGCCTGCGCGAGCTGTTCGGGATCGTCGGGCTCCAGGAGGAACGGGTCACGGACTACCCCTTCGAGTTCTCCGGCGGCATGCAACAGCGGGCAATCATCGCCTTCGCGTTGCTTCTGGACCCAGCGCTGATCATCGCCGACGAGCCGACCACGGCGCTCGACGTCATCATGCAGGACCAGGTGTTCGCGTACCTCGACAAGGTGCGTGAGGAGCTCTCGACGAGCATGCTGTTGATCACCCACGACATCAGCGTGGTACTCGAGAGCTGTGACAACCTCGCCGTGATGCACGCCGGGCAGGTGGCTGAGACGGGGACGTCGGTCGACCTCTACGAGAACCCACACCATCCGTACTTCATCCTCCTGAAAGACGCGTTTCCGGACATCCAGGCGCCCGACGAGCCGCTGTCTATCATCGAGGGGGACCCGCCCCAGCTACGGGGCGACGTCGACTACTGTACCTTCGTCGACCGGTGTCCGTGGGCCGTCGAAGAGTGTCGACAGGGGATGCCCGACCTCGAACCTGTCGACGCGAACTCCCCCGACCACCTGGCCTCCTGTATCCGGAAGGACGAGGACCTGAACGCGGAGTATCTCGCCGACGACGTCGGTGCTGTCAGGGGTGAGGGCGATGACTGA
- a CDS encoding ABC transporter ATP-binding protein translates to MTEGEPLLEVENLEKYFEQTGGILDRLRGNVDHVQAVDGVSMTLRENESQAVIGESGCGKTTLIKTLMGLQDHTGGTIRFRGTEFSSFTKSDWREFRRNVQIIFQDPFNSLDPKFTVRETVREPLEIHDFDDKEERVKQMLREVQLNPPERYLDQLPDQLSGGEKQRVSIARALIVEPDIVMADEPVSMLDVSTQASILQLLNELIDEMGVSMVYISHDLSTVSYVSDYVNVMYLGRIVERAPTLQLIEEPKHPYTEALVRAIPRPDPYFDRGRVDLAGSPGDPVNIGPGCRFRDRCPERMDVCEKTPRFLEVEDDHATACHLYYDHEEGAPAPDTSDAPTQAATDRMD, encoded by the coding sequence ATGACTGAGGGCGAGCCCCTGCTTGAAGTGGAGAACCTGGAGAAGTACTTCGAGCAGACCGGGGGGATCCTCGACAGGCTTCGGGGGAACGTCGACCACGTCCAGGCTGTCGACGGCGTCTCGATGACACTGCGCGAGAACGAGTCACAGGCCGTGATCGGGGAGAGCGGCTGCGGGAAGACCACGCTCATCAAGACCCTGATGGGGCTGCAGGACCACACCGGTGGCACCATCCGGTTCAGAGGCACCGAGTTCTCGTCGTTCACCAAGTCGGACTGGCGGGAGTTCAGGCGCAACGTCCAGATCATCTTCCAGGACCCGTTCAACTCCCTGGACCCGAAGTTCACCGTCCGGGAGACGGTCCGTGAGCCCCTCGAGATCCACGACTTCGACGACAAGGAAGAGCGGGTCAAGCAGATGCTTCGCGAGGTGCAGCTCAACCCTCCCGAACGGTACCTCGACCAGCTCCCGGACCAGCTCAGCGGCGGGGAGAAACAGCGAGTGTCGATCGCGCGCGCACTCATCGTCGAGCCGGACATCGTCATGGCCGACGAGCCGGTCTCGATGCTCGACGTCTCGACGCAGGCGTCGATCCTCCAGTTGCTCAACGAACTTATCGACGAGATGGGCGTGTCGATGGTCTACATCTCACACGACCTCTCGACGGTGTCGTACGTCTCCGACTACGTCAACGTGATGTACCTCGGCCGCATCGTGGAGCGGGCGCCCACACTCCAGCTGATCGAGGAACCGAAACACCCCTACACGGAGGCGCTCGTCCGGGCCATCCCCCGCCCGGACCCCTACTTCGACCGGGGCCGCGTCGACCTCGCGGGGAGCCCCGGAGACCCGGTCAACATCGGCCCGGGGTGTCGGTTCAGGGACCGGTGCCCGGAGCGCATGGACGTCTGCGAGAAGACGCCCCGATTTCTTGAGGTCGAAGACGACCACGCGACCGCGTGTCACCTCTACTACGACCACGAGGAGGGGGCGCCCGCGCCGGACACCTCGGACGCCCCGACGCAGGCGGCCACCGACCGGATGGACTGA